A single window of Anopheles moucheti chromosome 2, idAnoMoucSN_F20_07, whole genome shotgun sequence DNA harbors:
- the LOC128298467 gene encoding uncharacterized protein LOC128298467, translated as MHWSRYLALVAVVLLEVDTARGDFGIAPAIQGSTAVEMYARRIRDEASGVANAYGDITLDGPSDAFNQAALALKTMFEQIVNSVLPIAQAIATLAPDDVGPAENLFGDVDTKIASMLTFINGDAQTQLATIQTKVSVYVRKELNDILNSLKITLGELRTALNTLRTAVISARTNRANSTNIQYYVKSSMVVMVQTKTLQLSTDLPAATFSAIESARTINQANLFIQIGITVSTGTMLADLWESEMLKAYEKIVGFLDQLRALVASEIPKVNARMALFAQVFSPLTTPLGTKYGEISTVYGKITTGTGDNVLNAYKTLVASALGYISNLMRVFFPPIEPVIKRLAEVLVQRGPYSDYCYETYYPKVEQYLYSGEMNVLTCLNTELEREKYLMEAVMEVIYELQFFLEDTEAYLKVCYRLSLFDTALANQCLQEHTEFSEPIPCTAIKEYAVMLQLLCKEVDSLRYRLWACVSRDTVRFPLEAKDILANVEKCQQYGPQ; from the exons ATGCATTGGAGTCGATACTTAGCGCTAGTAGCAGTTGTGCTGCTGGAG GTTGATACTGCACGTGGAGATTTCGGTATAGCGCCGGCTATTCAAGGCTCAACTGCAGTGGAAATGTACGCGCGGCGAATTCGCGACGAAGCCAGTGGAGTCGCGAACGCCTACGGAGACATCACGCTCGATGGACCATCGGACGCATTCAACCAGGCGGCCCTTGCACTCAAGACGATGTTTGAGCAGATTGTAAACTCCGTACTACCGATCGCACAAGCAATCGCCACGCTGGCCCCGGACGATGTCGGTCCAGCGGAAAACCTTTTCGGAGATGTCGATACGAAGATTGCCAGCATGTTGACGTTCATCAATGGCGATGCGCAAACCCAGCTCGCCACCATACAGACGAAAGTGAGTGTGTACGTTCGCAAGGAGCTGAATGACATTCTGAACTCGCTGAAAATAACGTTAGGTGAGCTGCGAACTGCACTGAACACACTCCGTACCGCCGTCATCAGTGCGCGCACCAATCGTGCCAATTCTACCAACATCCAGTACTACGTGAAGTCctcgatggtggtgatggtgcagACGAAAACGCTCCAACTCTCCACAGACCTGCCGGCGGCGACCTTCTCCGCGATCGAGTCGGCCCGTACGATCAATCAGGCCAACTTATTCATCCAGATCGGCATAACCGTTTCGACCGGCACAATGCTGGCCGATCTTTGGGAGAGTGAGATGCTGAAGGCATACGAAAAGATCGTGGGATTTCTGGACCAACTGAGGGCGCTCGTGGCGTCGGAGATCCCGAAAGTAAATGCCCGCATGGCGCTATTTGCTCAGGTTTTCAGTCCACTAACGACACCGCTCGGTACGAAGTACGGTGAGATTAGTACGGTTTACGGGAAGAtcaccaccggcaccggtgaTAATGTGCTCAACGCGTACAAAACGTTAGTCGCATCGGCGCTCGGGTACATCAGTAATCTTATGCGTGTGTTCTTCCCACCGATCGAACCCGTGATTAAGCGTCTGGCGGAGGTGTTAGTCCAGCGAGGACCGTACAGTGACTATTGCTACGAAACGTACTACCCGAAGGTGGAACAGTATCTGTACTCGGGCGAAATGAATGTGCTGACGTGTCTCAATACAGAGCTGGAGCGCGAAAAGTATCTGATGGAGGCGGTCATGGAGGTCATTTACGAGCTGCAGTTCTTCCTGGAAGACACCGAAGCTTATCTGAAAGTTTGCTATCGTTTGTCACTGTTCGATACGGCGTTGGCTAATCAGTGCTTGCAGGAG caCACGGAATTCTCCGAACCGATTCCTTGCACGGCCATCAAGGAGTACGCCGTCATGCTTCAGCTTCTGTGCAAGGAGGTCGACTCACTCCGTTACCGGCTGTGGGCCTGTGTGTCCCGCGATACGGTAAGGTTCCCGCTCGAAGCCAAAGACATATTGGCCAACGTTGAAAAGTGCCAGCAGTATGGCCCTCAGTAG